The proteins below come from a single Rhodanobacter sp. LX-99 genomic window:
- the nusA gene encoding transcription termination factor NusA, with translation MSKELLLVVDAVANEKGVPLEVIFEAMEAALASAAKKRYPDEEPDIRVSIDHNTGEYETFRRWEIIADDGEMESPSYQLRLMDALDERADAKVGEYIEQQIENAEFGRIAAQAAKQVIVQRVREAERQQVVDAFADRVGELVTGIVKRVERGNIYLDLGSNAEAFIPRDKTIPRESARVGDRVRGYLYEVRSEARGPQLFVSRAAPEFMIELFKLEVPEVGQGLVEIKGCARDPGDRAKIAVLAHDSRTDPIGACIGMRGSRVQAVSNDLNGERVDIILWHENQAQYVINAMAPAEVQSIIMDEEKHSMDIAVAEDKLSQAIGRGGQNVRLASKLTGWQLNVMTQDQVTAKSESEQEAARQLFMDKLEVDQEIAVILVQEGFSSIEEIAYVPSAELLAVEGFDEDIVEELRARARDALLTEALAVEEGVDDHQPSEELLALEGMDEATAYVLAARAVTTVDDLADLAVDDLIDIEGMDEERAAALIMAARAPMIARLEKGG, from the coding sequence ATGAGCAAAGAACTTTTGCTGGTCGTCGACGCGGTCGCCAATGAAAAGGGCGTGCCGCTGGAAGTGATTTTCGAGGCGATGGAGGCCGCGCTGGCCTCGGCCGCGAAGAAGCGCTATCCGGACGAGGAGCCCGACATCCGCGTCTCGATCGACCACAACACCGGCGAGTACGAGACGTTCCGCCGCTGGGAAATCATCGCCGACGACGGCGAGATGGAATCGCCGTCGTACCAGCTGCGCCTGATGGACGCGCTGGACGAGCGCGCCGACGCCAAGGTGGGCGAGTACATCGAGCAGCAGATCGAGAACGCCGAATTCGGCCGCATCGCCGCGCAGGCCGCCAAACAGGTGATCGTGCAGCGCGTGCGCGAAGCCGAGCGCCAGCAGGTGGTCGACGCATTCGCCGATCGCGTGGGCGAACTGGTCACCGGTATCGTCAAGCGCGTCGAGCGCGGCAACATCTACCTCGACCTGGGCAGCAACGCCGAGGCGTTCATCCCGCGCGACAAGACGATTCCGCGCGAATCGGCCCGCGTCGGCGACCGCGTGCGCGGCTACCTGTACGAAGTGCGTTCCGAGGCCCGCGGCCCGCAGCTGTTCGTGTCGCGCGCCGCACCTGAGTTCATGATCGAGCTGTTCAAGCTGGAAGTGCCGGAAGTCGGCCAGGGCCTGGTCGAGATCAAGGGCTGCGCCCGCGATCCGGGCGATCGCGCCAAGATCGCCGTGCTGGCGCATGACAGCCGCACCGATCCGATCGGCGCCTGCATCGGCATGCGCGGTTCGCGCGTGCAGGCGGTCTCCAACGACCTCAACGGCGAGCGCGTCGACATCATCCTGTGGCACGAGAACCAGGCGCAGTACGTCATCAACGCGATGGCGCCGGCTGAAGTGCAGTCCATCATCATGGACGAGGAAAAGCACTCGATGGACATCGCCGTGGCCGAGGACAAGCTGTCCCAGGCGATCGGCCGCGGCGGCCAGAACGTGCGCCTCGCCAGCAAGCTGACCGGCTGGCAGCTCAACGTGATGACGCAGGACCAGGTCACCGCCAAGAGCGAGTCCGAGCAGGAGGCCGCGCGCCAGCTGTTCATGGACAAGCTGGAGGTGGATCAGGAGATTGCCGTTATCCTCGTGCAGGAAGGCTTCTCCAGCATCGAGGAAATCGCCTACGTGCCCAGCGCCGAACTGCTGGCGGTGGAGGGCTTCGACGAGGACATCGTCGAGGAGCTGCGTGCCCGCGCCCGCGACGCGCTGCTGACCGAGGCACTGGCGGTGGAGGAGGGTGTCGACGACCATCAGCCTTCCGAAGAGCTGCTGGCGCTGGAAGGCATGGACGAAGCGACGGCCTATGTGCTGGCCGCGCGCGCGGTGACCACGGTCGACGACCTGGCCGACCTGGCGGTGGACGACCTGATCGATATCGAGGGCATGGACGAAGAACGTGCCGCAGCACTGATCATGGCCGCGCGCGCACCGATGATCGCGCGACTGGAGAAAGGCGGCTAA
- the rimP gene encoding ribosome maturation factor RimP encodes MDTQALAQRFSEVLADLGLECLGVEFTPSHGQSTLRVYLDLLDRETGDGERREVGIEDCEAASRELSALLDVEDPIPGHYVLEVSSPGLDRPLFTAAQFARASGQEVKLLLKAPLEGRRRLRGKLVSVEGDHIVLEAEGKTFEFDHALVESARVVPDWVALGYAPQPKRGGKTPGKK; translated from the coding sequence ATGGATACACAGGCACTGGCACAACGCTTCAGCGAGGTACTGGCCGATCTGGGCCTGGAATGCCTCGGCGTGGAGTTCACCCCGTCGCACGGGCAGAGTACCCTGCGCGTCTACCTGGATTTGCTGGACAGGGAAACGGGCGACGGCGAACGTCGCGAGGTCGGCATCGAGGATTGCGAAGCCGCCAGCCGCGAACTGTCCGCTTTGCTGGACGTGGAGGATCCGATCCCCGGCCATTACGTGCTGGAAGTTTCCTCGCCGGGGCTGGATCGACCGCTGTTCACCGCCGCACAGTTTGCGCGGGCCAGCGGGCAGGAAGTGAAATTGCTGCTGAAGGCGCCGCTGGAAGGCCGCCGTCGCCTGCGCGGCAAGCTGGTTTCGGTGGAAGGCGATCACATCGTGCTGGAAGCCGAAGGCAAGACGTTCGAATTCGATCACGCGCTGGTGGAAAGTGCGCGTGTGGTGCCGGATTGGGTGGCGCTCGGTTACGCGCCGCAGCCCAAGCGCGGCGGCAAGACGCCCGGCAAGAAGTAA
- a CDS encoding acyltransferase has protein sequence MHWKRYPLSEVIGSRDNNFDLLRLIAALLVMFGHSFWIQPAAGRHEPILAFTGIEYSGSIAVYTFFLISGILVSASYDRQRSLWKFIMLRVSRIYPAMFVCVALVAYLLYPILRGVSFSDAFHDPLVWRYFSVNAEMFRGTIRYLPVIFQDVAIKDAVNPSLWTLSIEMKCYALVAVAGLLGAFRHRLLYLLASVGVLILVWWMLHYNVHSALLDGLQKNANAYTFYPVPFFAFGMGLYAMRRHVTVSWPVALLLVLAYLAAHKTAFGAPLLYLAIVYGALWMSATSRLHKLRPSHDLSYGVYLWGFVIQQTVARTFPHLDNLISLFVSVPFTLAAAFLSFVLVERPFIRLARSVVTSSQPRQALIRQPQP, from the coding sequence ATGCATTGGAAGCGCTACCCTCTTTCGGAGGTAATCGGCTCGCGCGACAACAACTTCGACTTGTTGCGTCTGATTGCCGCCCTGCTGGTCATGTTCGGACACTCGTTCTGGATTCAGCCCGCGGCAGGACGCCATGAGCCGATTCTGGCGTTTACTGGCATCGAGTACAGCGGAAGCATCGCGGTCTACACGTTCTTCCTGATCAGCGGCATACTGGTATCGGCAAGCTATGACCGGCAGCGTTCGTTGTGGAAGTTCATCATGTTGCGGGTGAGCCGTATCTATCCCGCCATGTTCGTGTGCGTTGCCCTCGTCGCCTACCTTCTCTACCCCATCCTTCGCGGCGTCAGTTTCAGTGACGCGTTCCACGATCCGCTGGTTTGGCGTTACTTCTCCGTCAATGCAGAGATGTTTCGCGGAACAATTCGCTACCTCCCCGTGATCTTTCAGGATGTAGCGATCAAGGACGCGGTGAACCCCTCATTGTGGACACTATCCATCGAGATGAAGTGTTACGCGCTCGTGGCCGTGGCTGGCCTGCTTGGCGCCTTCCGGCATCGCCTGCTGTACCTGCTGGCGAGCGTCGGCGTGTTGATCCTGGTGTGGTGGATGCTCCACTACAACGTGCATTCCGCGCTCCTGGATGGGCTGCAAAAGAACGCGAACGCCTACACCTTCTACCCCGTCCCGTTCTTCGCTTTTGGCATGGGTCTGTATGCCATGCGCCGGCATGTGACGGTATCGTGGCCGGTGGCATTGCTGCTGGTGCTGGCTTATCTGGCGGCGCACAAGACCGCTTTCGGCGCACCACTTCTGTATCTGGCTATCGTCTATGGCGCCTTGTGGATGTCCGCTACCTCGCGCCTGCATAAGCTCCGGCCGTCCCACGACTTGAGCTATGGCGTATACCTGTGGGGCTTCGTGATTCAACAGACCGTCGCGCGGACCTTCCCTCACTTGGACAATCTGATCAGCCTTTTCGTAAGCGTGCCATTCACGCTCGCCGCTGCGTTCCTGTCCTTCGTGCTGGTCGAGCGGCCATTCATCCGGCTGGCCAGAAGTGTCGTGACCTCAAGCCAGCCACGCCAAGCCCTTATCAGACAGCCGCAGCCCTGA
- a CDS encoding DUF2612 domain-containing protein gives MADVTEYTQLVTSEHADKPKFMSMVSAVAGAFVGAQNFLVSMTAAFDLDTAVGAQLDVLGLWIGIPRRINVPVSNVYFAWDTAGIGWDQGVWFSTGDPSDSISVLDDDTYRLVLRAKIGANNWDGTIITATPILNSVFEGSGTYVQLNDNGDMSFNVYIKGPEPSALKKALIAGGYIPVKPAGVRVNYGVGMVLDGSSVLDGSFSLSGFKSLL, from the coding sequence ATGGCTGACGTGACGGAGTACACGCAGCTCGTCACTTCCGAGCATGCCGACAAGCCGAAGTTCATGTCGATGGTATCGGCGGTCGCCGGGGCGTTCGTCGGTGCGCAGAACTTCCTCGTCAGCATGACCGCAGCGTTCGACCTGGACACGGCTGTCGGCGCGCAGCTCGATGTGCTGGGCCTGTGGATCGGCATCCCTCGGCGCATCAACGTGCCGGTCAGCAATGTCTATTTCGCCTGGGACACCGCCGGCATTGGCTGGGATCAAGGGGTGTGGTTCAGCACGGGCGACCCCAGCGACAGCATCTCCGTGCTGGACGATGACACCTATCGCCTCGTCCTGCGCGCCAAGATCGGGGCGAACAACTGGGACGGCACGATCATCACGGCAACGCCGATCCTAAATAGCGTATTCGAGGGCAGCGGAACCTACGTACAACTGAACGACAACGGAGACATGTCGTTCAACGTCTACATCAAGGGCCCTGAGCCTTCGGCGCTGAAAAAGGCGCTGATCGCCGGCGGATACATTCCGGTCAAGCCAGCAGGCGTGCGCGTGAACTACGGCGTCGGCATGGTGCTTGACGGATCGTCGGTCCTTGATGGCAGCTTCTCGTTGAGCGGCTTCAAGTCACTGCTCTGA
- a CDS encoding baseplate J/gp47 family protein produces the protein MTITTTAPTITAAGISAPAYGDVLDFLQSQYRTIYGADIYLGADSQDGQFLAVIAAAINDANAAAIAIYNSFSPATGQGAALSSNVKINGIAREVPTYSTVDLTITGQAYRVINNGVAVDVNNNRWALPAVVTIPSSGSITVTAICQQIGAVSAPSGTVTGIATPTLGWQAVTNATASVPGAPIESDASLRYRQSISTAIPSLTVMDGIVGAVAGVAGVTRYAAIENDTGSTDANGIPAHSISMIVEGGDSLVVAKAIAAKKPPGTPTFGTTSETVIDTYGNVIPINFYRPTEVPIGAAITIKALPSYNSDIGVQIVAAVAAYINALKIGDDVILTRLYLPANLSGSANSLTFEITSLAIAATPATPAASDVVIAFNEVASCSTSDIALTVT, from the coding sequence ATGACCATCACCACGACAGCGCCAACGATCACCGCCGCAGGCATCAGCGCCCCAGCCTATGGGGACGTGCTGGATTTCCTGCAGTCGCAGTACCGCACGATCTACGGCGCCGACATCTACCTGGGCGCCGACAGTCAGGACGGCCAGTTCCTCGCGGTCATTGCTGCGGCCATCAATGACGCCAACGCCGCCGCGATCGCGATCTACAACTCCTTCAGCCCAGCCACCGGGCAAGGCGCGGCGCTGTCCAGCAACGTCAAGATCAATGGTATTGCCCGCGAGGTGCCGACGTACTCGACGGTCGACCTCACTATCACCGGCCAGGCCTACCGCGTCATCAACAACGGTGTCGCGGTCGACGTCAATAACAACCGCTGGGCGCTGCCGGCGGTCGTCACCATTCCGTCGAGCGGCTCCATCACAGTCACGGCCATCTGCCAGCAGATCGGCGCTGTCTCGGCGCCCTCGGGCACGGTGACGGGAATCGCCACGCCGACGTTGGGCTGGCAGGCGGTGACCAATGCGACAGCCTCGGTGCCGGGCGCGCCGATCGAGTCCGACGCCTCGCTGCGCTACCGCCAGTCGATCTCCACGGCCATCCCGTCCCTCACGGTCATGGATGGCATCGTGGGCGCCGTGGCAGGCGTGGCGGGCGTCACGCGCTATGCCGCCATCGAGAACGACACCGGCTCGACCGATGCGAACGGCATCCCGGCGCATAGCATCAGCATGATCGTCGAAGGCGGCGACAGCCTGGTGGTTGCCAAGGCCATCGCCGCGAAGAAGCCACCGGGCACGCCGACGTTCGGCACGACCTCGGAAACCGTGATCGACACCTACGGCAACGTGATCCCGATCAACTTCTACCGGCCGACGGAAGTGCCGATCGGCGCTGCGATTACGATCAAGGCGCTGCCGAGCTACAACTCCGACATCGGCGTGCAGATCGTGGCGGCGGTGGCGGCCTACATCAACGCGCTCAAGATCGGCGACGACGTGATCCTGACGCGCCTCTATCTGCCGGCCAACCTGAGCGGAAGCGCGAACAGCCTGACGTTCGAGATTACCTCGCTGGCGATCGCGGCCACGCCGGCAACGCCCGCCGCGTCGGACGTGGTGATCGCCTTCAACGAAGTGGCGTCGTGCTCGACGTCCGACATCGCGCTGACGGTGACCTGA
- a CDS encoding Gp138 family membrane-puncturing spike protein: MDSRERYDDPEVMLRAMLGGLQQGIWTALPGAIVSFDADTVTASVQPGVAGVITGQDGAPGAVNLPVLTDVPVVFPRGGGCTLTFPVAAGDECLIVFACRAIDAWSQSGGVQPPSNARKHDLSDAFVIVGPMSQANKISGISSSTTQLRSDDGATFVELDPAGQIVNVTAPGGMTITTPTLHITGDVNCDKTVTATTDVVGGGKSLKNHVHTGVTTGSGTSGPPQ; the protein is encoded by the coding sequence ATGGATAGCCGCGAGCGGTACGACGACCCGGAGGTGATGCTGCGGGCCATGCTCGGCGGATTGCAGCAGGGCATCTGGACGGCGCTTCCTGGCGCGATCGTGTCGTTCGACGCGGACACCGTGACGGCCTCGGTGCAGCCCGGGGTGGCGGGCGTCATCACGGGACAGGACGGCGCGCCCGGCGCGGTGAATCTGCCGGTGCTGACGGACGTGCCCGTTGTGTTCCCGCGCGGCGGCGGCTGCACGCTGACGTTCCCGGTGGCGGCTGGCGATGAGTGCCTGATCGTGTTTGCCTGCCGCGCCATCGACGCGTGGTCGCAGTCCGGTGGCGTGCAGCCTCCATCGAACGCGCGCAAGCACGACCTGAGCGATGCCTTTGTCATCGTCGGACCGATGTCGCAGGCCAACAAGATCAGCGGGATCAGCAGCAGCACCACCCAGCTGCGCAGTGACGACGGGGCGACCTTCGTCGAACTCGACCCGGCCGGCCAGATCGTGAACGTGACGGCGCCTGGCGGCATGACGATCACCACGCCAACGCTGCACATCACCGGCGACGTGAACTGCGACAAGACGGTCACTGCGACAACGGACGTGGTCGGTGGCGGCAAGAGCCTGAAGAACCATGTCCATACTGGCGTCACGACTGGCAGCGGCACCAGCGGCCCGCCGCAGTAG
- a CDS encoding phage baseplate protein: MSILSGAGIAIAGQVEDILLRQGRSIAGIVPQVVVEEKHRDELVITNHPVQNGANITDHAYKQPAMVSLRYGWSSSGALYSLDLGAPSVDDVYSMLLKLQESRQPFDVVTGKRNYSNMLIRSIDLVTDKTTEKSIIVDVLLQQIIIVETQAATLKSPSVMTMPEKTAPVTNAGVKQPVKSVLYQLSQGSQSILGGL; encoded by the coding sequence GTGAGCATCCTGAGCGGCGCCGGCATCGCCATTGCTGGCCAGGTCGAGGACATCCTGCTCCGTCAGGGCCGCAGCATTGCTGGCATCGTTCCGCAGGTCGTGGTCGAGGAGAAGCACCGCGACGAGCTGGTCATCACGAACCACCCGGTGCAGAACGGCGCCAACATCACCGACCACGCCTACAAGCAGCCGGCGATGGTGTCGCTGCGCTATGGCTGGAGCAGCAGCGGCGCGCTGTACTCGCTGGACCTGGGCGCGCCGAGTGTCGACGACGTCTACAGCATGCTGCTGAAGCTGCAGGAAAGCCGGCAACCCTTCGACGTGGTCACCGGCAAGCGCAACTACAGCAACATGCTGATCCGCAGCATCGACCTGGTGACGGACAAGACCACCGAGAAGTCGATCATCGTCGACGTGCTGCTGCAGCAGATCATCATCGTGGAAACGCAGGCGGCCACGCTGAAGTCGCCGTCGGTGATGACCATGCCGGAGAAGACCGCGCCCGTGACCAATGCGGGCGTCAAGCAGCCCGTGAAAAGCGTCCTGTACCAGCTCTCGCAAGGCAGCCAGTCCATTCTCGGGGGTCTCTGA
- a CDS encoding phage tail assembly chaperone — MEFEIAGNTYRSGKMDTFKQFHVSRRLVPILGNVAGAVGGEAGFEDLVQPLMVGIAAMTDADCDFILEACLRVVQRQQGTAWAPIYAGANQALMFDDIDMSVMLQIAGKVIQDSLSGFFPGKGAAKSPLSPTGVA, encoded by the coding sequence ATGGAGTTCGAGATCGCAGGGAACACCTACCGCAGCGGCAAGATGGACACCTTCAAGCAGTTCCACGTCTCGCGCCGGCTGGTGCCGATTCTGGGGAACGTGGCCGGCGCCGTCGGCGGGGAAGCCGGCTTCGAGGACCTGGTGCAGCCGCTGATGGTCGGCATCGCCGCCATGACCGATGCCGACTGCGACTTCATCCTCGAAGCCTGCCTGAGGGTCGTGCAGCGCCAGCAGGGCACCGCCTGGGCGCCGATCTACGCCGGCGCGAACCAGGCGCTGATGTTCGACGACATCGACATGAGCGTGATGCTGCAGATCGCCGGCAAGGTCATCCAGGACAGCCTCTCCGGTTTTTTTCCCGGAAAGGGCGCGGCAAAGAGTCCGCTGTCGCCGACCGGGGTGGCGTGA
- a CDS encoding phage protein, giving the protein MSDTYSFLNVNATIVGPGGAFNIGQGAGIAEEGITIERNGDKGTMTIGADGTGMHSLHADKSGTLTVRLLKTSPQNAKLMAMYDLQTADSRVYGQNVVTITDTGSNDSTGCRGVGFKKAPTLTYAKEGQMMEWTFNAIAIDSILGTY; this is encoded by the coding sequence ATGTCCGATACCTATAGCTTCCTCAACGTCAACGCGACCATCGTCGGCCCCGGCGGCGCCTTCAACATCGGCCAGGGTGCCGGCATCGCCGAGGAAGGCATCACCATCGAGCGAAACGGCGACAAGGGCACCATGACCATCGGCGCCGACGGCACCGGCATGCATAGCCTGCACGCCGACAAGTCCGGCACGCTGACGGTGCGCCTGCTCAAGACCTCGCCGCAGAACGCCAAGCTGATGGCGATGTACGACCTGCAGACGGCGGATTCGCGCGTCTACGGGCAGAACGTCGTCACCATCACCGACACCGGCAGCAACGACAGCACCGGCTGCCGCGGCGTCGGCTTCAAGAAGGCGCCGACCCTGACCTACGCCAAGGAAGGCCAGATGATGGAGTGGACGTTCAACGCCATCGCCATCGACTCGATCCTGGGGACGTACTGA
- a CDS encoding DUF3383 domain-containing protein — MSQGLSIGDVVNVSVVMSPLAAAVRNFGALLILGSSDVIDTTERIRTYSTLDAVASDFGNAAPEYLAADLYFSQSPQPSTLYVGRYAQTATSGKLIGPTLSASQQTLTNFTSVTTGAIDIMIDGVAADETAISFAGDASLNAVAATLTTAMAGVATVTWDATYQRFTITSATTGSTSSVAFATAPGAGVDIAPLFGFQSTQGGRLAAGSAVETLLEGVQACADKSTDWYGLYCAPVTPQADADTLAVAAYVEAANPSRIFGVTTQAAAVVDPAQSSDIASQLKALLYKRTFIQYSSSSPYAAASLFGRAFTVDFTAQNSTITLKFKQEPGVAAETLTESQAAALTAKNCNAFINYNNATAIIQQGVMCNGYFFDEVHGLDWLQNQAQTNIFNALYTSPTKIPQTDAGINVLVTTMDSTCEAGVNNGLVAPGVWTGPAVGALTSGQTLAKGYYNYAAPISTQSSADRAARKAPVIQCAVKLAGAVHFANVIINVNR; from the coding sequence ATGTCGCAAGGTCTTTCCATCGGCGATGTCGTCAACGTCAGCGTCGTCATGTCGCCCCTGGCGGCAGCGGTCCGCAACTTCGGTGCGCTTTTGATCCTCGGCTCGTCCGACGTCATCGACACCACGGAGCGCATCCGCACCTACAGCACGCTCGATGCCGTGGCTTCCGACTTCGGCAACGCCGCGCCGGAGTACCTGGCTGCCGACCTGTATTTCAGCCAGTCGCCGCAGCCCTCGACGCTCTACGTCGGCCGCTACGCGCAGACCGCCACGTCCGGCAAGCTCATCGGGCCGACGCTGAGCGCTTCTCAGCAGACGCTGACCAACTTCACCAGCGTGACCACCGGTGCCATCGACATCATGATTGATGGCGTTGCCGCTGACGAAACCGCCATCTCCTTCGCGGGTGATGCCAGCCTCAACGCCGTGGCGGCAACCCTGACGACTGCCATGGCTGGTGTCGCCACCGTGACCTGGGACGCGACGTATCAGCGCTTCACCATCACCAGCGCCACGACCGGATCCACGTCGAGCGTCGCCTTTGCCACGGCGCCGGGCGCGGGCGTCGACATCGCGCCGCTGTTCGGCTTCCAGTCCACGCAGGGCGGGCGCTTGGCGGCCGGCTCGGCGGTGGAGACGCTGCTGGAAGGCGTGCAGGCATGCGCTGACAAGTCCACCGACTGGTACGGCCTGTATTGCGCGCCGGTGACGCCGCAGGCGGATGCGGACACCCTGGCAGTCGCCGCGTATGTCGAGGCGGCCAACCCGTCGCGCATCTTCGGCGTCACCACGCAGGCTGCGGCGGTGGTCGATCCGGCGCAGTCCTCGGACATCGCCAGCCAGCTGAAGGCGCTGCTGTACAAGCGCACCTTCATCCAGTACAGCTCCAGCAGTCCGTATGCCGCCGCCAGCCTGTTCGGCCGGGCCTTCACGGTGGATTTCACCGCGCAGAACTCGACGATCACGCTGAAGTTCAAGCAGGAGCCGGGCGTCGCGGCCGAGACGCTGACCGAGTCGCAGGCCGCGGCGCTCACCGCCAAGAACTGCAACGCCTTCATTAACTACAACAACGCGACGGCGATCATTCAGCAGGGCGTGATGTGCAACGGCTACTTCTTCGACGAAGTGCACGGCCTGGACTGGCTGCAGAATCAGGCGCAGACCAACATCTTCAACGCGCTCTACACCAGCCCGACGAAGATCCCGCAGACCGACGCCGGCATCAACGTGCTGGTGACCACGATGGACTCCACCTGCGAGGCTGGGGTGAACAACGGTCTGGTCGCGCCGGGCGTCTGGACCGGTCCTGCGGTGGGTGCGCTGACCTCGGGCCAGACGCTGGCCAAGGGCTACTACAACTACGCCGCGCCGATCTCGACCCAGAGCAGCGCCGACCGCGCCGCGCGCAAGGCGCCGGTGATCCAGTGCGCCGTCAAGCTGGCCGGTGCGGTGCACTTCGCCAACGTCATTATCAACGTCAACCGCTGA